The DNA window agagggagttccaggacaacccaggctacacagagaaaccctgtgtcaaaaaaacaaaaatgatacatctagctgggtgtggtagcatacactgCAATAAAGTCAAGAGGCTGACATAGGAAGGTGGCCTCAGTTAGAggcgagcctgggctacattatgAGGCAAAGAGTTCAGAGTTAGTGAGATGTCTCAACCAATAGAGGCActttgccactaagcctgacgacctgagttttaGCCTAAAGTCACACATGGTAGGacaaaactgactcccacaagctgtcctctgatgtctACATGCTTGCCATAGCactcccacacatatacacataaaaaaataaatttatatttgtcTCTACTTGGTTTATTTCACTTGACATAATATACATCCTCTAAGTTTATATACATATTGCCACAAATGAACAATGTACTATATATCTggaaaatgcttattttaaatgttttatcaaAAGCATAAATGTAGGGGTGGGGATGGAACTCAATTGATAGACTGCTTGAAGCTCAGTTGATAGCATGCTTGAAGCCCTGGCCTGAACTTCAGCACCATATTGAGCTTAGAACTAGGTAGTGCTAGCACATAacttttatcccaacacttgagaggcaggcagatccctgtgagtttgaagccagcctgatctactacacagaaaaactctgtctttaaaaaaaaaaaggctgggtggtggtcaTGCACACCTTCagcaacttgggaggcagaggcaggcagatctctgagtttgaggccagcctggtctacagagcaatttccaggacagctagggctgttacagagaaaccctgtctcaaaaagaaagaaacaaagaagggagggagggagggagggagagagagagagagagagagagagaagaaagaaactgagcagcatggtacacacctgtaataccaacacttggggaAGTGGACCTTCTACTCCCTGCCCCTCTACCTCCTGcttgtaatggtaaaaataaaacgctGCAGGTTCCCTAGACCTCGGCTAgccacaaaggcagccagtcccaggcagggagccgcatggcgggtgagagaccaagatggataggcatgccatgccaAGTGAGGTTGGATGTTTAGTGAGTTatgagaggggaaggggagagggaggaagaagggagacaaggaaagaaaggaagggaagaagagaggaaccatggcagcagctacctctttgggagagacaggaagagctcaGACTGGAAGTAAAGGAAGATTCACCCACCTAGGCAGTGCACGGGGAGGGAGTGGGCCGGGCTTgactcttaaagggacaggacagaacaTTACTCTGCTGAGTCTTGTTTTGCATTACGGGTAATACAGGGCCATGGTCCAAACCCCACCACCCTCAGGCTTGGACtagaaactgaggaagacagaCACAAGGAAGGTATTAGCTAGTGTGACTACAGACCAACCCATATTCCATCCTGACTTTTACTTACTGAAGCCTACTTTAAgtacagaaaaaaggaaagatttaaaaacttatcttttgagataaaaaaatatagtttacCATTCTATGTATGCCCCGTGGCTTGGTTCCTAAGTTTCCAGAAACAAGAGAGTTTCCATTACAAAAATTAGGGTTATACCCACAGAGAAtggggaggaagaattgtaggagccagagaggtccaGGACAACACAACATaaaccacagaatcaactgaactgaggctcacagagactgaagcaacagtcacggagcctgcatgggtccGTGCTTGGACCTCTGCACATGTGTTATGGCTGTGTAGCTTGGTGCTCTTGTAGGACTAACAGTGGGAGTGAAGTtcgtctctgactcttttgcgtGCTCTTGAGGCCCTTTCATTCCTACTCAATTGCCTTGTGCAGCCTTGATGAGGAGAAGCAGCTAGGCTTATGGTAATTTATGCTGTGTTCaggccctgggaggcctgctcatTTCTAAAGGGAAATGGAGTAGatctggggaagagaggagaggagaggatatgggagaaaagggagggaaactgtgatcagtaTGTAAACTATgagaataaataaactttttgttttagttttccaagacaaggtttctgtataacagccctggctattctggaactctccctgtttaccaggctggccttaaactcacagagatctgcccagcctctgactcccaagtgctggaataaacaaaattttaaaaaataaatttctacattattttaagtgagttaacccagacacagaaagacaattatcacatatactcactcataggtggtttttaagcataaagcaaaaaaaagccagccctacaaaccacaatcccagagaacttagacaacaacgaggaccctaagagagacttacatagatctaatctacatgggaagtagaaagtataaaaagacaagatctcctgagtaaattgggggctttgggggaggggagaggcagggaagggagcagagaaaaatgcagagctcaataaaaaataatgtattctataataaaaaggaaaaagagagaaatattccacaacatacaaaaaaaaaagacaaaagcataaTACTGGAAACATGAGAACCtattttggaaaagaaataaattacagaGTGAAATGCCTTGTATCTATTCACATTTCAGTACCTCCCAGAATTAGCCACTTTTTTCAATGCTGTGGCAATTGTACatctggcaaaagcaacttaagaaacaAAACTGTTCATTCTGGCTTACAGTCTGAGGGGCTATAGTCCACCTGCCTGAGACGCTGGATATAATGCATCTAGTCAACAAGTAGAGAAATAATGCTAGTGCCCAGTTATCTTCCTCCTTATTGGCTACAGGACTCTACGCCATGGAATGGCTGTTGCCCATAATCAGGGTGggtcatttttttaattgattttattgagctatacatttttctctgtccgcccccccccccacttcccctcccctccccttcaactttctcccatggtccccattgtcccaatttaaaaagaaaaaaatagttatttttttttaaatagcgtTGTATAACTAAGGCTTCCTGAAAACTTCCTTTTAAAGATTCTGgcctgctgggcagtgatggcacatgcctttatcctcagcacagaagagacagaggcaggtagatctctgtgagttcaaagccagcatggtctataaagccagttccaggacagccagggctgttacacagagaaacccctgccttgaaaaacaaaaatcctgagccaggcagtggtggagcacacctttaatcccagcactccagaggtagaggcaggtggatctctgtgaactcaaggccagcctggtcttcaaaagctagttccaggacaggctctaaagctacagaaaaaccctgtctcaaagaaaaaaatctggcctttagaaaaacaggaaaaacctGGAGAATCAAACTTTATGCCCTAGGAAGTGACCCTGGGTATAGAGTTAAGCATTCACAGCCAAAAATCAGCCAGGATTGCTGGTTATACTTAAATACCCATTCTCCATACTATATAGGGATAGAACTAACCACATTGTCAGTCCATTGACTGACAAAACTGACTgtgactgggggtggggacagcccAAATTAATGTTAGAGGATGTCCAAGGGCTAAAACTTGTCTAATATCCAAATCCTTTAACCTAGACACTTCCCCTTATTCTGATGCCTGATATTCTACCTTATGGGTAATTCATCTAAGATTGCAGCAATATTACTGAGCCTTTGAAACTACGTGGTAGGCATGTACCAATGGTTTGACTACCTGtgcctcttttttgtttgttgtttttttttgttttgagacagggtttctctgtataacagccctggctttcctggaactagctctttagaccaggctggtcttgaaatcacagatatccatacctgcctctgcctactgagtgctgggattaaaggcgtgcatacCACTGCCCAGATCTGTGCCTCTTCTGATGCTTTCCAAACTAAGTAGACCATGAGAAGTTTTTGCACCCCAATAAACCTAtccactgatgcaataatccaaatcagaacaAATCAAACCTAATTAGAAAAAGCACAGGTTTAATGGGTGTCAGTGTTCCCATTGGGGGGATTCCAACCCCCGAGAGATGAGactgggaaggaagaccagaaaaccttGTGTTTGTTCTAaggagcagtttaaataccctgtgggagtggtcttgagcatctctggggaggggtcatcgttTCGTGGGCTTTATCAGAAGTGGAGTCTAGACTGAGGCAACttgcaggggagggggcttgggatgaaaCTTCTACCCAAATATTTCAAACTCTGAATATATGTAATGGGCAACTACTttgagtaaagaaaagaaagaaaaaaaactctgaatATATGGattccaggggctggggtgaagccaaACAGACGAGTTGATCAGGACCAAGAGGTATTAAGAGTTTCCATTTCTAAATTACAACAGTTCAATTTCCTTGCAGACATGAGAGTCTTCAAAATTGAGAGCCTACAACTTCTCATGAGATAAGGAAAAGTATGTATAGCTTTGGGAAAAATCTATTGCTTCTATGCTAATTGATCAGagtaattagaaaaaagaaagcttcccATGGTTGGGGAAATAATTGGTACCAATCTGTTTTCTTGGTCCCCCTGACTAGCTACTCTGCTATTAGCACTGACTGGGCTGTGAATTCTTGTTCCGATTGGATTAACAGCAAGAGCTctactactttttcttttttctggagaTGGGAACGGgtgttagagacagggtttctctgtgtagtcctagttGCCCTGAAACtgactctgtaggccaggttgacctctgcttctctagtgctgggattaaaggtatgcaccatcacctGCCTATTGGAAACCCACAATTTAAACTAAAACAGAATGAGTTCATGATTTGGCTCATTCACTAAGACCAGTCAGGAATTTAACAGGCCCCAGACTAGCATAACTGACTCTATGATGGAAATGCCATTCATGCTGTAAAACTCAGCATAGACAGTACCAcctgccaaaaataaaaacaaagacctaatccaaaATCCATAGATCTGGCCAAGTTTCTAAATGTCctaatctagccgggcggtggtggcacacacctttcatcccagcactcaggaggcagaggcaggcagatctctgtaaattcaaggtcagtctagtctacagaataagctccaggacaggctccaaagctacacagagaaacactgtctcgaaaaataataaataaataaataaataaataaataaatgaataaaaataataaaaaaataaatgtactaaTCTTGTTTTGTGCTTCTATAGTTCCTCTTCTAGCTAACAGTTCTTGTTCACTAAGTGAAGTAGGTTAGCCCAGAATATAGTTTTGTGCTTAAAAAGCTCATCATGAAAAGGGCTTAATGCTACACTGCAATTCCAAACCTTCATTGTAGTCGCTGGCCAGATAATAAAGACtatctattggcttaaacccatgtccaAGCAGTCTGCTCTAGTGAATACCCCACAATAACATAAGTAAATAGCAATAAGTAACATTCAGAAGAtcaagttcaaggctgacctgggTCATATAAGACTGacctcatcaaaaaaaaaaaaaggcagtttaTTAATCAGCTTGATTTAGTTAGCCATCCCACAATATATAAGTAACATGCTGTTcacaaatattaatttttattgtcaattAAATAACTAGAAGGgataggggtgtggctcagcgatagaacacttgcctagcatatgcagaACTATGGATCCCATTTcagggaatggggggggggggaagctaaGAAATTTGCTCACAAATAACAATGCTTTCAAAATAAATCCCATCTACAGCCCAAATATTCAAGCCTTTCCTTAACCTGAAACCACCAGCAAGTCTCTCCACAGATGCACAAGGCTCTAAATTCAGTGACCAGTACTGTCTCCTCACCACACACAGATACCCACAGGGTCTTTCTGCAGTTACTCTAATTCAACACTGGAAGTATGTTTCTGGGAAGCCTGAGAGGTTGAGGCTGTTGCTGTTGGCTGTTGGTCATCCTTCTCATCCAGGCTGTGCCGGATCCCATATCCAAAGTAGATGGCAAATCCTAAAAGGGAATAGAGAACCAGGATCTATCTCTGGTGCATGAGCTAACTCCCTACGGAGCCCATTCCCTacggtgggatgccatgctcagccttaatgcagcgaggagaagcttggtcctgccaaactttgttgattttcttgagagCACTTACCTGttgggagtggatggggggaaggggaggtgagaggaggggtcaggggagaactgtggttggaatgtaaaatgaaattcaaaaaattaaaataacaaaaaaaagaaatagagacagtGAGGTGGAAATGGTCACTCCCCTACCTGGGTGCCCATCAGGGATTCTCCATATAGCCCCAGACAGTTTCAAAAAGAGGCAATGAAAAGAGTGTTGAACCCAGTTAGTTGCTCAAGAATCTCTTCCCCAGAAAGCTACTCACTCACCAATCACCATCCAGATTCCAAAGTGAGTCCAGATTCCGGCAGTCATTTGCATCATCAAGTAGACATTCACAAAGATACTCAACACAGGGAGCAGGGGCAGTGCTGGAACCTGTGGTCACAAGCCTGTGAGTACTGGTGTACACTCCCCCCCCCAGGGTGGAAGACCCAGCTGCTGTCTAGGCTCTGCAGTCAGTGCCTGCTCATACTGGAGACCGCATGGGATGTGCCAGGAGGGACAGATATTGAGCACAGAAATAGTAggctgggccaggtggtggtggctcaagtctttaatcccagcactcgggagacagagacaggcagaactctgtgagttcaaggccaacctggtctacagagtgaggtccaggacctCAGTCAGAGGTTATTACACAGTCAgagttattacacagagaaaccctttctcagagagagagagagagagagagagagagagagatgccaggtggtggtggcggcacacgcctttaatcccagcactcgggaggcagaggcaggcagatctctgagtttgaggccagcctggtctacaagagctagttccaggacaggctctagaaactacaaggaaaccctgtcttgaaaaaaaaaaaaagaaagagaaagagagagagagactgagctaGGAGCTGTGAGCAAATCACTTCTTTGTTTAGTTGGttcattttcaagacagggtttctctgtgtagtccttgctaTCCtcgaacttgctttatagaccaggctagcctcagactacatgcccctgtctcccaagtaccgggattaaaggcatgtgccaccactcctgtcAGTAGATGTCTTTTTTTGGACATAGGGTCTCAAATATCCCtggatgaccctgaactctaTATAGCACAGGAGGAccctgagcttctgatcctccaggCCCTGGTTCcctgtgctaggattatagtaatacaccaccactcctggtttTTGCAGGACTGGGATTAAGCCCAAGGCTTCATGCACTCCAAACTATTGTTCCACCAGCTGATGACGTTCCTACCTGCCTTTTACAGTACTAGGGATTATATCCAGATCCTCATGCATAttaagcaagtactctactgtGGAGTTACATCTCCCGGACTTGGGGGCTAAGGGAACTTTGGGATTTGTTGGGCTTTGGTATGTGGGGGAGTGTGAGTATTtttacttggttttgttttttgaagggttgttttgctttgtttggttggttcttTAAGACAAGGCTTCATGTAGCTAAGCCTGgtcagtctttcttttctttttctttttctgagacagaatttctatgtattcctgactgtcctggaacttgctttgtagaccaggctgcccttgaactcaaagagagccacctgcctctgccttccaagtgctgggtttgaagacgagtgccaccatgcctggcatggtCGGTCTCAAGCtcacttgaactcctgatcttcctccctCTGGTTCCCTGGGATTAACGGTATAAACATGTGCCAGCATATctgtgttagtttttattttgagacagaatttcactaaATTGCCTGATCCGGCCTAGAAGTAGCTGCAGCCTCTGGTGGAGTTTAAGGTATGaccctcctgcctcggcctcatGAGTATCTGGGATCATACACCCACAGTGATACCTATGTCCATTGGTGTATTGGGAGGaggtttgtttgattgattgattgattgattgattgtgagACATGCTGTTGCTATGTTGCCCTTGCTGGCCTGACCAAGCTAAGCTAGCCTTAAACTCGGAGACTCCAGCtgagcagtgatggtgcacgcctttaaccccagcagccggggaggcagaggtggtggatctctgtgatttttaaggctggtctactgagtgagttccaggacagccaggactaggatgacaaaaagaaaccctgtctctcccccacaccccccccaaaaaaagcctcAGAGacttcccctgcttctgcctcctaagtgttgggtgggattaaagacaaCGACCACCATGCCAACTGTTCGTTGGTTTTTATCAGTTCCCCACTACTTCCTTCCCGAGATGTAAAGCATGCTTAGACCTGAAGTCAGGCATGACCACTCTCTTAGGGTGGAAAGTGGCACACCTACCTTAAAGTGGAGAGGAGTGGTACTCTGAGGCTGTCTCCAGATGACAATGACCACCCCGACAATGAGAAGCAGCAGTGACACAGCCACAGCTATCAGAGCCAGGTCTCCAGAGAAGAGCTGTCCGGGCCACTGGGCCAGGACCAGGCAAAGGAACATCAGGAGGAGAACTGAAAGTCACAGTGGGGAGAAGGATGTCAGGACCTTGAACCACACACATCCCACCAAATCTGTGCTGTGTCTCCCCCTCTGCTAGTAATTGATGTCCTCCCCATGCTGTCAGCTTCCTCCCAAATGCCCAAGGGGAAAGTCTCAGTCCTCACCAAGTAGGAAGGCACATCCATACACAATCTGGCCAGATCTCAGTGTCGGATTGTTATCTGTGGGATTACAGAGGCTCCTTGCAATTCCTGGAGTTCCTGCTGCAGAAATAGGCTCCGAAGATGAAGAAAGTTCAAGAGTGGGCTCCATCTCAACAGCTCCACTCTCCGATCTCTCCTTCTTACGAGAGCTTAAGTTCTGGTCTGGCTGGTACCTGAATGAGTGAGGTAGTGTGGGAACATTACCAGCTGCCCCCATGTAGCCATCCGACAGCCAGGATAAGCACCTGGCCATCTTCATGGCCCATAACCCTCAGACAAGTTGTGGTGGAGGCTTACCTGAGGACCAGAACGGAGAAGGACACCAAGGAGTAGGAAAGCAGGGTCCCTGTGGTTGTGAGGTCCACCAGGTCACTGAGCTCAAAAAGGAAAGCCATAAGTGCTATAATGATAAGAATAAGAAATCTGTGTAGAAACTCTGAGGAACTGGCTAGTGGATAAAGCCAAGCTGATGAAATTGATAAGACTAGTTATCTACCTGTGATGATTCCACAAAGGACAGTAGCTAGGACAGGGGTGTGTGTTCGAGGATGAACACGGGCAAGTCTCCGGAAAAGGAGCCCATCTTCTGCCATGGAATAGACCACCCGAGGCACGGGGAATATGGCACCCATGAGGCTATAAGGGAAAAGGAAACTCTCAATAGTTACAATAGGTGAGCCCTACTCCTTTAGACATtttgcctccctctcctctctccaactCAGAGGCTGAGAATCCAGCAGCAGATGAGAGAAACCTGTGATACCAACCTGGATGAAAGGGCACATAATGTTCCCACAGCCACCGCATATCGAGCAGGACCCCATCCTACGTGGATAAACGCCTGGGGCAAGGGACTGTCAGTGTGAATCTGGTAGTAGGGCATCATGAGGGTAAGTGCCGCCGAAACACCAAAATacatcagaaagcaaacaaagagtGTGCCCACGATGCCCAGTGGGATGGAGCGCTGGGGACAGTGAACCTCTCCCCCTGCAGGGATGAAACAGACATGGATTCAGAAGCATTCCCAGGTCACCGCACaaaccctctcccctcctccactcccgaAAGCAGGCTAACCCTCTACCAGCCCTGTGTCCACGGGTAAATCCAAACCATGTCTATGCTTTTGAAAGGTCAGAGGGACTACCATACCTGTAGTTGCAATACAATCAAAACCAATGAAGGCAAAGAAGCATGTTGCTGCACCTTGGAGAATTCCACTCAAACCAAAAGGCATGAAGCCTCCAGAgcccagaggacccaagctgtggcaagagaagaaagaatgaaaacattGCAGAGAAACAGAGCACGCTGGGTCAAGCCTAGAATCCCAGAACGCAGGAACTGGAGGCTGAAGGGTCATGAGTTCACAGTCAACTCTGACCACATACCTCagagtcagccttggctacatagcaagaccttgtctcaaaaataaaaacagtgaagaTTCGCAAACAGGTTGCTaagatgtagcttagttggtagagtgcttcctTAGCATATTGAAATTCCGGGTTTGATCACAACACCACATAGTGCAAGTGTAATCCTGGCATGTGGGAGGTGGAAGCTAGAGAATCAGACATCTAtgatcatccttggctatacagtgagttagATGCCAGTCTGGAATCTAtgataccctgcctcaaaaaacactCAAGCACAGATGaatcagcagttcagagcactggctgctctcccagaggacctgggttaaattCTTAGCACCCATATAGTAGGTCACAACCATGGTTAACTCCAGTTATAAGGGATTaaaggccctcttctggcttccatgggcaccaggcatgcacgtacATATATTCAGCCAAAATCacccatacacaaataaatatcaaacattgctgccaggaggtggtggcgcacgcctttaatcccagcactcaggaggcagagacaggtgaatctctgtgagtttgaggccagcctggtctacagagtgagttccaagacaggttacaaagctacagagaaactccttcttaataaaacaaaaaggccagGCAtagtttgattccagcacttgggaatcagacaacagtggatctctttgagttcaaagccaacctgctCCACATAg is part of the Arvicola amphibius chromosome 8, mArvAmp1.2, whole genome shotgun sequence genome and encodes:
- the LOC119821756 gene encoding cationic amino acid transporter 3-like, with the translated sequence MLWKNVHHFGQKLVRRRPLAANELSDSPLSRCLTTLDLLFLGVGSTLGAGVYVLAGEVAREKAGPSIIICFLVAALSSVLSGLCYAEFGARVPCSGSAYLYSYVTVGQLLAFVTGWNLILSYIIGAASVARAWSAVFDGLVGNQISQALQTSFPLQVPSFLAKYPDFFALGLVLVLTGILALGVRESVLVTRVFTGVNLLVLCFVSLSGFVKGSLHNWQLTEDDYKLAMLGANSTDSLGPLGSGGFMPFGLSGILQGAATCFFAFIGFDCIATTGGEVHCPQRSIPLGIVGTLFVCFLMYFGVSAALTLMMPYYQIHTDSPLPQAFIHVGWGPARYAVAVGTLCALSSSLMGAIFPVPRVVYSMAEDGLLFRRLARVHPRTHTPVLATVLCGIITALMAFLFELSDLVDLTTTGTLLSYSLVSFSVLVLRYQPDQNLSSRKKERSESGAVEMEPTLELSSSSEPISAAGTPGIARSLCNPTDNNPTLRSGQIVYGCAFLLVLLLMFLCLVLAQWPGQLFSGDLALIAVAVSLLLLIVGVVIVIWRQPQSTTPLHFKVPALPLLPVLSIFVNVYLMMQMTAGIWTHFGIWMVIGFAIYFGYGIRHSLDEKDDQQPTATASTSQASQKHTSSVELE